A part of Bacteroidia bacterium genomic DNA contains:
- a CDS encoding OmpA family protein, whose translation MKNFNWILMIGIVLLFSSCALTKTQKGAAGGTVAGGAMGAVIGKASGNTALGAIIGAAAGGATGAVIGRQMDKQADKIKTTVPDAKVERVGEGIVVEFSSDVLFGFDQSNLSNNSQNTLDKLVLVLNDYPDTNIEIQGHTDSKGSVSYNKSLSERRATNVSDYLKAKGVKASRLDIKGFGETEPKYNNETAEGRTQNRRAEFLITANEKMKAEAEKEALK comes from the coding sequence ATGAAAAATTTTAATTGGATTCTAATGATAGGCATAGTGTTGCTATTTTCCAGTTGTGCCTTAACCAAAACCCAGAAAGGGGCAGCAGGTGGAACAGTAGCAGGTGGCGCAATGGGCGCAGTGATTGGTAAGGCTTCCGGCAATACAGCTTTGGGGGCAATTATCGGTGCAGCAGCCGGCGGTGCTACCGGTGCGGTGATTGGCCGTCAGATGGACAAGCAGGCTGACAAAATAAAAACTACGGTTCCCGATGCAAAGGTTGAACGAGTAGGTGAAGGCATCGTGGTAGAATTTAGCAGCGACGTGCTATTTGGATTTGATCAATCTAATTTGTCAAATAATTCTCAAAATACTCTTGATAAACTGGTTCTTGTTCTGAACGATTACCCCGATACCAACATTGAAATACAGGGACATACTGACAGTAAAGGAAGTGTAAGCTATAACAAATCCTTATCGGAAAGAAGGGCTACAAATGTATCCGATTATCTGAAGGCCAAAGGTGTAAAGGCCAGTCGGCTTGATATCAAAGGATTTGGGGAAACAGAGCCCAAGTATAACAATGAGACCGCAGAAGGACGCACACAAAACCGCCGGGCTGAGTTTCTGATCACCGCAAATGA
- a CDS encoding Thivi_2564 family membrane protein, whose amino-acid sequence MPLLNLLIVLIVVGVLLWLVNAYIPMDGKIKKILNVVVLIVVVIWLLQAFGILDSVKSIRI is encoded by the coding sequence ATGCCTTTATTAAATCTTTTAATCGTACTGATTGTAGTAGGAGTTTTACTCTGGTTAGTAAACGCCTATATACCCATGGATGGTAAAATCAAAAAAATCCTCAATGTAGTTGTACTGATTGTGGTTGTCATTTGGTTGCTCCAGGCATTTGGAATTTTGGATTCTGTAAAAAGTATCCGCATTTAA
- a CDS encoding lmo0937 family membrane protein, whose translation MGNLLYVIAVVLLIAWAVGFIGYSAGGLIHILLVIAIVAVLLRVIQGRKIL comes from the coding sequence ATGGGAAATCTGCTTTATGTTATAGCTGTCGTTCTGCTCATTGCATGGGCAGTAGGATTTATTGGTTACAGTGCAGGTGGGTTGATACATATTCTGCTGGTGATTGCAATTGTAGCTGTCCTCCTTAGAGTTATTCAAGGAAGAAAAATTCTTTAA
- a CDS encoding YtxH domain-containing protein has translation MSTGKVVLGVLAGVAVGASLGILFAPDKGSSTRKKISNKSDEYVGELGEKFNGLIDTLTRKFEAMSEEAIRLAEKGKVKTEMPVATNEKPR, from the coding sequence ATGAGTACAGGAAAAGTAGTATTAGGTGTGTTGGCCGGGGTTGCCGTAGGAGCTTCATTGGGAATATTATTCGCTCCTGATAAAGGTTCGTCTACACGAAAAAAAATCTCAAACAAAAGTGATGAATACGTAGGAGAATTAGGCGAAAAATTTAATGGCCTTATTGACACACTCACCAGGAAGTTTGAAGCGATGAGTGAAGAAGCCATTCGCCTGGCCGAAAAAGGAAAAGTGAAAACGGAAATGCCCGTTGCCACAAACGAAAAACCGCGATAA